Sequence from the Tripterygium wilfordii isolate XIE 37 chromosome 10, ASM1340144v1, whole genome shotgun sequence genome:
TGAAACTATGGAtgacaaaattttgttttgtatcAATGAGGAAATTTGTACAATCCGGATAAAATCAAGTTACATGTCTTAATTtgggttcaaacacaaaattcttATTTGGTTTAAAACAATATccgagtccaaacacataaattttgtttgaacCCTAACCCATATTAGATTATTATCAGAATTTAAATCGATTTGGATATTGATCATTTAAGTACATTCGAAATTTAATTTGGATTAGAGTATGAACATACAAATATTTTATGAACACGTcgtgatgtgatgtgatgtcGTTTACACAGAAACAATTTGGTTTGATGTAATTTCAGATTCTTCAATCTTTTcaagttgaaaaaaaataatttgtagaTGTTGAAATTATTGAAATTTAGGGATTAGGGTGCGTGggatttaaattttcaaaaatttgatttgatttgattgacgAAGATGCCATTTATATTTGTTTCTACTAAATTTATTCTTGAAATTCCTGGAATAAGTTGATTATTTGAATCTGTAAAAAAACTCACCCAATTCTTATCttgtttttaaataaaaaaaaaggagagtaaTTTTCAGAAAAATAATTATGTGGATCCACTTGGCCCCCGTGCATTATTCATAGATGTAATAGGAAACTGCACGGGACAGGCGGACGCCACCCATTACCCAATTCTTatcttcttatttatttttaatttttttttaaaaaaaggtgtAATTTTGAGGAAAAAACAATAACGTGGATCCCACGTGGCCCCATGCATCATTCATAAAATTGTAATATAGGAAACTGCATTGGAAACATCACCATGACCTATCCACCTCAATtaggttaaaaaaaagaaaatctattCTAAATGTAATAGCAAATTGCCACCGGCCACCCACCAGCTCCCCGGCCCCAAGCTATGTATCTACATCAATTAGGGTTAATAAGAAGAAAAGGTTGGCGTTTCTCTTCCTCGATCTGTATTTTGAATTATCTCTGTTTATTTGGTTTTATAAATCTTTAATATCTCGTTGATTTTTGTAGGCTGGAAACACAATTGATGGTCATGGTGATGGTAATACAGTTGATGGTAGGATGATAATCTCTAATAGCTGTCCCCCTTTCTATTCCGGTGGATCGAAAGCCACAGCCATCcagtattgaaaaaaaaaggtgactaCCTCCATCCGCCCTCGCTGGCCATGGATCAGCAAAGactttctctttattttcaattttcaatcatttaaatgtttcttttgttttataagcATTTGACTACTCCGGCGGCCGGCGGGGCTCGGAGGGGAAACAAAAAGCAAGTCTCTTCAACGTTTGATCTGCTTTGCTGGTCAATCAATCCATCTGCGGATAAAGAGAGGTCATGTTAATATTACCTTATTGATCATgcttgtattattattaatgcTTGCATTATTATTTGTCTGTTGAATTTCATAGGATGGTAATACAATTTATATTGATCTGCTCTCGTTGATTTTTCGTAGGACGGTGATACAATTTTGATGGTGGTGATGATTGATCTGCTCTGTGTAAAAGGTATAATAATCTTGGTGCTTATGTTCAGATCTGCTTGTTGATTTGGTTCAGATCTGTCCGTTGTTTAATACTTTCATTTGTTGATTTGGTTCAGATTTGACATCCAGAGAGTCCTTAGGCCCCTTCCCTTggaagcaaacaaaaaaaaatgtttagctACCACTTCTAAAGAGTTAGGCGAGTAGCCCTTTCTTGACCAGGAATGAGCTTTTCAACTTCTGCCTTCAATGGCATCTTCCTAATCTTTTTGTCTCTTAACTGATTTGATGCAGTATCTTCCTAATCTTTTATCTATTTCCTGATTTGATGCAGTGCGGGAAATTGGCTTGAATCAATGCCCTGAGAGAAAGGGAATCATCATAGGCTGTTCTCGTAAGCGCTGTAAGCCTAGCCGCTGCTGCTTGAGTTGCCGCTGCTGGGTGAATATCCTTTGCTATTGAatctgctcctgctcctgctatTTCATCTATAGAGTCATCTGCCGTTATATAGTAGGCTTTGGCTTTTTCAGGGCAAAGACCATGCCAAACTCAGTTTTCTGAACGAAAACTGAAGCAGGCCGGCCCTCACCCAAATAGCCAAATCTAAATTCCCTTTTGAAAGGATAGGTAACAGACCTGAGTATTCAACAAAATAACTCACCAACAATTATGGGACCTGTGTTTTTAACAAAGTTCTAAAATTCCCTTTTGAAAGGATAGGTAACAGACCTGAGTATTCAACAAACTAACTCATCAACATTTATGGGACCTCCCCATAGCCAAATCTAATTTCCCTTTTGAAAGGATAGGTAACAGACCTGAGTATTCAACAAAATAACTCACCAACAATTATGGGATCTGTGTTCTCAACACAGTTCTAAAATTAGTTCTAGAATTAACATTCTCAGAGTTCTCTACTCACAGTTTTAAAATTAACTCACAGTTCTAAAATTAGTTCTAGAATTAACATTCTCACAGAGTTCTCTACTCATAGTTTTAAAATTAAACTCTCTCACAGATGTAAGATCCTTTTACCGCGTTTCTTCCATTTCTCGGCTTTAGTTAAATTCAGTCCATCGagttttgaaataatttttgcAATTGTCGGTCTTTCTTCTTCGTCATCTTCGGTGCACTTCAAAGCCAGCTTGGTTATCTTCGTTGCCTCCCTTAGAGTGCAACCCCTTTCCATCAATTTGATATCAACGATGTTGCCTGTATGTGCCCTCTGTCTTGCTATCTCTTTGATATGCAATAAGCTGCCATGCCCGTCACTTATCGACAAACTTCTACTTAGCATGATGGCATGCATCATCACTAACCCAAAAGAGTATATGTCATACACCTTCGAAGAAGGCACTgtttcaaccaaaaaaaagtgttaAAACAGTCAACAAGTAAATAGGATCATGCATTGTTAGTGGAAGGGCTTTGATTTACCTGGTTCATACATCATGTTGTGTGCTTCCAATGGTACGTAGCCTCCTGTCCACCCATACTGTCTCTTGGTTCCTTGGACCGTTATTGACCCGAAGTCAATTATGACGGGATGACAGTCCTGTAAAATTGATTTAAAATCAATTAGTAATACTAATAAATCAACAATATGTGTGAAAATTGGTGTATTAATATGTTGCTTTTTTAACCTCTCTGACTATGATGTTGTGTGGCTTCAAATCCCCGTGTATGAAATTAGATCTGTGTATCACAGAAATTCCCTTTGCCACTCCTTTAATTATCGTGAGAACATTCTCCCATGTCATGGTATCAACATCTGCAAGGAAAACAAGGTTTTCCAAATATATTTGTTAGATAGATtcaatgatgatttttttaatgactAAAATGATTGTTTACCGTTTTCAAGCTTCTGATTCAAAGTTTGTCCATCAAGCATCTCATAAACGAGGTAGTGGCCTTCTGTGGTGTTCTCAGATACTCCGTGTCCTAGGAGGCGCAATATGTGGGGAGATTGCAACTGTGGGAGGCTAAGGCTATCAATCTCAGCCTGTTGTAAGGTATAACCAAAAAATTTGTCATAATTTCAACATATGCACTAGGTAGTTGGAGTGTGAGGAGTTAAATAGAGTAACACATCAGTCAGACTACAATTTtaggaagagaaagaaggataaactttaggagaaaaaaaaaggatttagGTGGTGCTCACTTGGTAGAGTTGTCTTGTGATTTCATTTCCCCTGGCAATTTTGGTTGCTGTGTCGTTTTGTCGTGCCCTGTATGGCCTGatgtgtttgattgcaattgGAAGTCCTAAAATCTGTGACCATTCGGGCATGCGCCCTCGATATACAGTTGCGGAGCCACCTTGACCGATTATGTTTTCATTAGCGAAGTTATTCGAAAACATAGCCAGCTGATTGTGGCTGAAAGCATGAAGGGGTAACCTGCACACAGTAACCCTAATTAATTGAAGACAACATTAAAAtcgtaatttttttaatgagaaTGAGAGGGAGGCAGTTTACCTGTTACCTTCAGTAGCCATGATCAGGTCTGTGAGCTTAAACTGCATAAGACACTtggtttaaattgaaaaaccgTAAGTGTcccctaaaccttaaacctcTAAATCCAAACCTTAAACCCTTAACACTAATTGCATATTAATTGAACACACAATACATGAAAGATAGAGGAAAACACAGTGTCTTAACATAAATTCTAAACCTTAAGAAAGAATCTAAAATAGACCAACCAACCAAATATAGAATCATCCCAAAACCAATAAATCATATAAACCATGAGGATAACAGGTAAATGCACATTAATTGAACACACGATATATGAAAGACAGACAATATATGGAAAACATAGTGTCTtaacataaaccctaaaccttaggAAAGAATCTAAAACAGATCAACCAACCAAATACAGAATACTATCTTAATAGAAAATGATGGGGAGAAAATTTTTGTACATATCATCCCAAAACCAATGAGGATAACAGGGATCATTATTGACAAACCTTGTTGCAGATTCTCCAAGTCTGCACCGTGTTCCGCTTCTCCAAGTCGTCTCTGCACCGAGTTTCTATTTGGTTCGAGATGTGTTGCCTGGTCCTAGATGGTGATGCATATGGACTTTACGGAGGTTAGTAAAGGGCTTATATCTTGTTATGGGCTCAAGGTCAAAGATTGAAGATTATTATTGGGCTTTTTCTACGGGCTCGGCCTTTTGTAATGGCACATGTGATATACATAACATAGCTTGTTGAAACGGTGCACCTCGAGTGCATCTTTGAATttaatcttgtttttatttatttcagtcATGTCACCAGGAGAGGAGAGAACTCTTTTAACTACTTTTTCTTGGTGCAGGGAGAGTTGGACCAACTGGAGATATTGGGTGAATCGTCTCTTGTTTGCAAAAAGCTTCTCACAAGCTCAAAAACACTATGCATGAGGGTTCATTCATTCCGTTTCCAATGCTAAAgaataaagattattaattcATCCTACAGACTCGTACAGATTGTTGAATTCAGATTATTAATCTCGTACAGATTGTTGAATTCATCCCCGCTGCTTCTAGTGTAAGAAAAGAATTTCCCATCACCAGGCTTGTAAATGTTGAAATAATGGTTGATATAACCCATGATTGAAGAACCAACAGACATTACCTCGAACAAGTGGTTCAGACGAGCCTCCGGTGCAGGGAATCACAAGCGCTGGATCTGAAAGTTTCAGATCACATTTTCAAAGCATTGATTACATTACGGACGATTTATCATATATCTGAACTAGGTATGCAATGGCATCCCAACACTTGAGAGAAAAGCATAGTCATAAGTCACATGGGACATGGCTAGATGTTTGTAGTTCCTCTTGAAATAAAAGCCACAGCTACAATTGCACATACAGATGATCGAGAGAAGTAACAGCACATCCTTTTCCATCACCGCTTATGCTGTTAACGTAATTTAAGGAGGCCATCGGCCCATCACCGTCTTTACTCTTGGGCAGACGCTTCTAAACCTTCCTTCATACGTGGCGCAATCTCAACGGCTACCGACAATGGGACAACTCCCCCAGCGCATCTTCTGTCTTCCAGCTCAGAATTTCTCACTCGTTTCATCTCCTCCATTTTTCTCTGCAGATTGAATCTATTGGCTTGTAAgtcctctcattctctctttctgTATATGGTCTTCGTTGATTGAAATCTGGCTTTGTTGAGCTAATCATATTGTGCTCAACAAAAATCAGTTACAGATCGAGCGAATTCAGCGGTTCCTTGTGATTCGAGCTCCTAAAATAGCAATAGTGTTCAAGTTGTAGATTGAATTATAAAGTTGCGATATCCTGCTTTAACTGTGTGAGCTGTTTCCATCTTTGGTTTAAGCTAAATCAGTTCAATTGGTGGTGTCTGGCTGTTGGTGTTGTTGTTTACTTGATTTACTGAATTGGGTGTGCGTTAGTTTTTATAATCGACGAGATGGTTGTATGATTGATTGAAATTAACGATCTGATGAGACGTCGTCCTACGGCGAGCATCCCTTCAGAGATGATGGAGAAGGGAAGTGCCAAAAATCAGCACACTCGCCTCTGCTTCTTGGTTGCATTGTCTGCATTTTTCTGGATTTTGTTGTTCTACTTCCATTTTGTTGTTCTAGGAGGTAGTGCCCTTGATGAATCTCTTAAATTAGGTCCCAGGTCCATTAACACCCAATCCACTACTCCTGCTGGAGTGGAGCCTGGTCATGTTTTCACTCAATCCATCCCTGCCCCATTGAGCAAGAACCCTCCCAAGACTTCCCAGAATGTTAAGCAAAGAACTGAGGAATACCCTTTTATGAGAGCCTTGAAAACTGGAGAGAATAGGAGTGATCATTGTGGAGGAAGGTACATTTATGTGCACGATCTGCCTCCGAGGTTCAATGCAGACATGCTCAAGAAGTGCAAGAGTTTGAGTCTTTGGACCAATATGTGTAACTTTACCACCAATGCTGGGTTGGGGCCTCCACTGGAGAATGTTGAAGGGGTGTTTTCCAATACAGGATGGTATGCCACGAGTCAGTTTGCTGTAGATGTGATATTCAGCAATCGAATGAAGCAGTATGAGTGCCTGACAAATGATTCCTCAATTGCTGTGGCTATATTTCTGCCATTTTATGCGGGTTTTGATATAGCTAGGTATCTTTGGGGGCAAAATATATGAACCAGAGATGCAGCTTCACTTGATTTGGTTGATTGGCTCATGAAGAGGCCTGAGTGGCATATCATGGGAGGCAGGGATCATTTTCTGGTGGCAGGGCGGATAACATGGGATTTTAGGAGACTTTCAGATGAAGAGACTGACTGGGGTAACAAGCTTTTGTTTCTACCTGCTGGGAGGAATATGTCAATGCTTGTGGTTGAGTCCAGCCCCTGGAATGGCAATGATTTTGGCATTCCATATCCTACTTACTTCCATCCTGCAAGGGATTCTGATGTCTTCATCTGGCAGGACAGGATGCGGAAATTAGAGCGGAAATGGCTGTTCTCTTTTGCTGGTGCTCCACGCCCTGACAACCCCAAATCTATTAGAGGGACGATCATTGATCAGTGCAAGAGTTCGAAAGTGGGAAAGCTGTTGGAATGTGATTTTGGGGAGAGTAAGTGTCATTCTCCAAGCAGTATAATGCAGATGTTTCAAAGCTCCCTTTTCTGTCTACAGCCACAAGGTGATTCGTACACACGGAGATCTGCCTTTGACTCAATGTTAGCAGGCTGTATACCTGTCTTCTTCCATCCAGGGTCAGCATATACGCAGTACACGTGGCATCTTCCAAAGAATTACAGTATATATTCAGTGTTTATTCCAGAGGATGACATCCGTAAAAGGAATGTAAGCATAGAGGAGAGGCTTAGTCAAATTGCTCCAGAGCAGGTGAAGATCATGAGGGAGCAGGTTATTAATCTCATTCCGCGATTGATATATGCAGATCCTCGCTCGAAATTGGAGACTCTTAAAGATGCTTTTGATGTCGCTGTACAGTCTGTCATTGACAAAGTTACAAGGTTGCGTAAGAACATTATGGAAGGCCGCACAGAATATGACAATTTTGTAGAGGAGAACAGTTGGAAGTATGCCTTACTAGATGAAGGACAGCGAGAGGTGGGAGGTCATGAGTGGGATCCTTTCTTCtcaaaaccaaaagatggcagtGGTGATTCTGGTGAGTCATCTGCGGAAGCTGCTAAAAATTCTTGGAAGAATGAGCAGAGAAGTcatgaatgaaaaagaaatatagcAGTATAGATGTTGAAGATAGTGGTTCAAAACAAAGACTGCTTGTGTTGAAGGATCAATTGAAGGTATGATCTTTCATCAAGTTTGACAGGCGCCCAGATCCATGTTTAAAACATAACACAGATGCATATCATCCTGTTTCTGATATAGTTATATAGAAATTTTCTGGAAGTTTTTGCATTATGGATTATTTGTCACCGATTCTTTGTAGTGTATATTAGCTGAGATTCATCATTTCCTCTGCTTAATGTTATTGTTCAATAAATGGATACGGGAAATAATATAGAGCATTAATAGCCGTTTCTCGACTTTCGAGTCTGTTAATTCTTCTACGCACCAtagtttttttcttctattcaaGTTAAAAATTGGGGAACTAAGCCATAGTCACCATCCTTCTCAGAAAAAAGCCATCTTTGGCGTTAGCTAGCATGCATTTAACTTGTTGAAGAGTCTGACATATAAGAAAGGACGAATCATCCATGTCACTTTacctccaaaaaagaaaaattccttGGCATGTAATGTGGCTCAAGTTATGATAATTCTTGTACTGCTTCCAATACATAAGGGTGATTTTACTCGTGTGAATTTGGTTTAGCAAGCTACTAACTCTGGAGAAAAATAATGTGTGGACCTGTGGTTTGATTCCCTCATGTTTTTGCTTTGATTTCCTCATGTTTTTGCCATCTCTGTTCATTTATCGGTAACAATGACAGTTGTAACAAGAAGCTTAGTTTACCATCTATACGTGCTTTGCCTTAATCAGGATCCTGTTCTAGACTTCTAGCTTCTGCTGGCAATTGACACTAACTGCAATCTATGGTATAGCCTTAATTAACAACAAGGTCCACTGTCAAGTGTATCGGCAGCTGACTGACATTTTGAAGCAGGTTGAAGACTACATTCTATTGAAGTCGGATTCCTTCACTTGAATACCGGCATTGTATTCATCAACAACTGTTATGTTTGAACTGTTTGAATCCTTGCTATCATTTCCtttatgtatacatgttttATTTGCTGAACTTGGTCCAGAAATACGTTGAAGTGTGTATACACATAAAGACCACATGTACTGGAGTTTTCATGGCCAGCGGGGGAGAAACTAATCAGGTCtaccttttcttttagttttactGGCTTCAACTTATATGTGATAGTGAACTTCTTTGTTGATATGATACTTTGAAGcaaaacataattttttctGTTGTCTGCCTCAACTAATATACTTGGACTCTTCAATATACTCCGCCATACCGGTGTTGACACGGCTCGATGTGGGTATGGGATACGTGTCAGTTccttcaaacttttttttttggacacttcattttttgttttttttttccttgtgattCTACTCATTAAATGTGAAAACTCAATTAGAGAGACAATTTAAGCCTTTGTCCCAATTCTTCCAACCGTTATTATATATTCATTAATTATATAAGAAAATTATTTAAGTTATTGGTTGATAAGATTATTAAACTTCATtcgataaaaatatatattaaaaattagaaaatcatttcaaaattacattgaacataacattaatattttttatatagtaTTCCTAACACATATAAGATGACGTACCCACATATCCGTAGCCTAGTTTTGTAAGGTGTTTATGTACCTTTATCATATAGTTTTTGGAGTATGTCCAAGCACTTTTAAAATTAAAGTCCGACACTCAGATATGTATCCATACTCGCCACATGCACCCGAGTTTAGGTATCATAGAGCCTGAACATGACTTCAAAATGATGTACTTCTTCCATATTTGGTGCCTGAAAAAAAATAGAGCAAAATGCCAGACAACCCATGAGACTTGGGCCCATGGGGTCAAGACCACCAAACGTTTCAAAGCCTTTGAGCCCCATAAATGGACAGTGAGTCTGCTAAACTCAATTACTCAAAATACACCCTCGGTTTGACGCATATTAAATTACTGAAAGACGCATTTCTGACTTTCTCCCCATATTCATGACTCTATTACACATGTGATGATGAGAAACTAAGACCTGCAGAGATACCCAAGCTGCACGGGAGATAGGGAGCCACAAAATACAAACATAGAGCGTGCTCATAAATGCACTACAACCCTCATTTATTGCAGAAATCTCATTATATTCTTGACTCCTAATTGCCAATTGAGAAACAAAGATTTTGCATTTGCAGGCTTTGAATCTTAACGTCCATATAGGTAATAAAGTTTGATCAGAAATTCTCGTGAATCAGAgggtataatatatatatagaagctcCTCTGTATGTGAGCAAAGGATACTCGTGATGCAGAGCTCTGCAGTTTCACGAGCTTCATATTCTTCTCAGAGAGCCTGGAATGGCTCCTCAACCCAGTTTTGAATTCTCCTTCAACCCTTCAAATATCCTGACATTCCTTTCACCAATTCATGCTTCAGAATCTAAAACCCAGTTTCATAGACTCTTCACAGTGCCATGACAATCATGAAAAACCTGTTCTTTTACAGTTTTTTGTACTTGGTTACCATCCATGTCACTGCAAGTGCTCTTCAGACTTACATTGTTCAGCTGCACCCACATGGTGTAACCAGTTCTTCCTTCACTTCTAAGGCTCAG
This genomic interval carries:
- the LOC120007389 gene encoding G-type lectin S-receptor-like serine/threonine-protein kinase B120; protein product: MATEGNRLPLHAFSHNQLAMFSNNFANENIIGQGGSATVYRGRMPEWSQILGLPIAIKHIRPYRARQNDTATKIARGNEITRQLYQAEIDSLSLPQLQSPHILRLLGHGVSENTTEGHYLVYEMLDGQTLNQKLENDVDTMTWENVLTIIKGVAKGISVIHRSNFIHGDLKPHNIIVREDCHPVIIDFGSITVQGTKRQYGWTGGYVPLEAHNMMYEPVPSSKVYDIYSFGLVMMHAIMLSRSLSISDGHGSLLHIKEIARQRAHTGNIVDIKLMERGCTLREATKITKLALKCTEDDEEERPTIAKIISKLDGLNLTKAEKWKKRGKRILHL